One window of the Lactobacillus sp. PV034 genome contains the following:
- a CDS encoding late control protein D → MITKFDISPRVPNGTPKYDVKDMVKNLKWVTDLNYSAGTLTFDLVQNDIPVLPAMGAVVDFAWDHKNVFYGFVFKTEFKADKTVSVTAYDYERYLKSEGSIVFQAGTVWDRFKQVCRFDNVPFNNVKYNEVPNYTVPAEVCDGKTGFDMIKSAINKTYTATGNMHFLYMNYNHLELGIAPRNNGGMRLVVDSRTVMTDFTFSESIDNTANLVYVVQKNDSSSQSKTATADASNISTGEDPKTTSFTIASSWDNNTVSKWGTLKKVENAKNKANYAQMVQQAKDKLKELNQSEKTLSVDCLGDLGLTVGSGIDVTISDLSMTWHNCPIIKATHNFSENDYTCSLDVKVGSKWQSLEGASMS, encoded by the coding sequence ATGATAACCAAATTTGATATTTCTCCACGAGTACCAAATGGGACTCCAAAGTATGATGTAAAAGACATGGTAAAAAATCTAAAGTGGGTTACTGACCTGAATTACAGTGCAGGAACTCTTACGTTTGATTTAGTTCAAAACGACATTCCTGTACTTCCGGCAATGGGAGCAGTGGTAGATTTTGCTTGGGATCATAAAAATGTTTTTTATGGATTTGTTTTTAAAACTGAATTTAAAGCTGATAAAACAGTAAGCGTAACTGCTTATGACTATGAAAGATACCTAAAAAGTGAAGGATCTATTGTCTTTCAGGCGGGGACTGTCTGGGACAGATTTAAGCAAGTTTGTCGATTTGACAATGTGCCTTTTAATAACGTCAAATATAATGAAGTTCCAAACTATACAGTTCCAGCGGAAGTTTGTGATGGCAAAACTGGCTTTGACATGATTAAAAGTGCTATAAATAAAACTTATACGGCAACAGGAAACATGCACTTCTTATATATGAACTACAATCATTTAGAACTTGGCATAGCACCAAGAAATAATGGTGGTATGCGATTAGTTGTAGATTCAAGAACGGTAATGACTGATTTTACTTTTTCAGAAAGTATTGATAATACAGCAAATTTAGTTTATGTAGTTCAAAAAAACGATAGTAGTTCTCAAAGCAAGACAGCCACTGCGGATGCTAGTAATATCTCTACAGGAGAAGATCCAAAAACAACTAGTTTCACTATTGCGAGTTCGTGGGATAACAATACTGTTTCAAAATGGGGAACTTTAAAAAAAGTAGAAAATGCTAAAAATAAAGCAAATTATGCTCAAATGGTTCAACAGGCAAAAGATAAGCTTAAAGAATTGAATCAATCTGAAAAAACTTTATCAGTTGATTGCTTAGGAGATTTAGGATTAACAGTTGGTTCAGGAATTGATGTGACAATTAGTGACCTATCTATGACTTGGCATAATTGCCCAATTATTAAAGCTACTCATAATTTTAGTGAAAATGACTATACTTGTAGTCTTGATGTAAAGGTGGGATCTAAATGGCAGAGCTTGGAAGGGGCCTCTATGAGCTAA
- a CDS encoding DUF2577 domain-containing protein, whose amino-acid sequence MAELGRGLYELMTQRGGSDSEYADLIYGTVVSASPLKVQISNTMVIDGNFITLGKNIGTYTLKGKATNKGKVTKGSAKGDIEMTSDIEITVDNSLHTGDKVSLIRGDGGQRFYLFERER is encoded by the coding sequence ATGGCAGAGCTTGGAAGGGGCCTCTATGAGCTAATGACTCAACGAGGCGGAAGCGATAGTGAATATGCTGACTTGATTTATGGAACAGTCGTATCAGCTAGTCCTCTTAAAGTTCAAATATCTAACACTATGGTAATAGATGGTAATTTTATTACCTTAGGTAAAAATATTGGTACTTATACGCTTAAAGGTAAAGCTACAAACAAAGGCAAAGTTACGAAAGGTAGTGCAAAAGGAGATATTGAAATGACGAGTGATATTGAAATTACCGTGGATAATTCTTTGCATACTGGAGATAAAGTTTCTTTAATTCGTGGCGATGGTGGTCAGCGTTTTTATCTCTTTGAAAGGGAGCGATAA